In Thermospira aquatica, the following proteins share a genomic window:
- a CDS encoding LamG domain-containing protein translates to MVTLATGGMRCGIQYSDILSSRVTNWNHYALVWKSEGFEDGKKARLYLNGHVVPSLWYRDTFESEEIPGFTNAVIQILHNVNSEGGVIIDELKIWNYPKTNFSL, encoded by the coding sequence ATGGTGACACTGGCAACTGGTGGTATGCGATGTGGTATACAATATAGCGATATTCTTTCCTCAAGGGTAACGAATTGGAATCACTATGCCCTCGTGTGGAAAAGCGAGGGCTTCGAGGATGGCAAAAAGGCGCGACTTTATTTAAATGGGCATGTAGTTCCTTCTTTGTGGTATCGAGATACCTTCGAATCCGAAGAGATCCCCGGGTTTACCAATGCGGTGATTCAGATTTTACACAATGTAAACTCGGAAGGAGGGGTGATTATCGATGAACTGAAGATATGGAACTACCCCAAGACAAATTTCTCTCTCTAA
- a CDS encoding putative glycoside hydrolase: MKKVFLLLVFPVFLFAESYIGSFRGFFQYNGKRFIPLWTNGGVFEILPYHDALVLRTSHGIFLYHPLSQEIQPRNSGLKSWLLQEVENGMASWQEDREPLMDIAIAPDNPEVWVACSKSMVYLSTNAGRAWVSLGSPTFRGWLSVAVQATPILTVWAGHALNGIFRYQKSWKRESAGLFSDILYNEEISSLEVVSTGHLKGVWAVNNFFPFLYRWETNRWKQRAALSSDSGYAAGLSFNQNILSLTTDHGIYQYDGENLSPSPLPEEVQAICSNFLLYAGTPVQALIKDGKVFSELWAYQNTILNERQQKANKKYALYLSPLVLAKPGRFYTLTNLIKAKGINAFVIDIKDDWGNLRFSPQTPLLQQTASVRPLPLSNILRYAKNNNIYLIARIVLFQDRRVYSLSNYAFAVWDGEKNKPWQGIKKEKETIKEIQEYWVDSYHPFVWEYNLAIAREAIRLGFDEIQFDYVRFPTDGENLKSVFYRAKKTGMTPESLLYSFLRHMRKNLSVPISMDIYGANGWYRTSLRTYQEIDLLSEFIDVFCPMYYPSHFDQKFLAHPPAEERPYRIYFYGTKRNFWLTRGRSLIRPYVQAFKIGVSYDRAYYGESYVQKEIKGVHHAHGSGFTFWNMEGNYRILTNLNLRP, encoded by the coding sequence ATGAAAAAAGTTTTTCTTCTGCTGGTTTTTCCTGTTTTTCTTTTTGCTGAGAGTTATATTGGTTCTTTTAGGGGATTTTTTCAATATAATGGCAAACGCTTTATACCCCTCTGGACGAATGGGGGGGTCTTTGAGATCCTTCCGTACCACGACGCTCTCGTTCTTCGAACAAGCCATGGGATCTTTCTTTACCATCCTCTCTCTCAAGAAATTCAGCCAAGAAACTCGGGACTGAAAAGTTGGCTCCTTCAGGAGGTAGAGAATGGCATGGCAAGCTGGCAAGAAGACAGAGAACCCCTTATGGACATAGCTATTGCTCCTGATAATCCTGAGGTATGGGTTGCCTGTTCGAAGAGCATGGTCTATCTCTCCACCAATGCCGGAAGAGCATGGGTATCTCTTGGTTCACCCACCTTCCGTGGTTGGCTCAGTGTAGCCGTCCAGGCTACGCCCATTCTCACCGTATGGGCTGGACATGCCTTAAACGGTATCTTTCGTTACCAGAAATCCTGGAAACGAGAGAGTGCAGGTCTTTTCTCCGATATCCTGTATAACGAAGAAATCTCCTCACTAGAAGTGGTTTCAACAGGACATCTCAAAGGAGTATGGGCAGTAAACAATTTTTTCCCCTTCCTGTATCGCTGGGAAACCAATCGATGGAAGCAACGGGCTGCTCTCTCATCTGACAGTGGGTATGCTGCCGGCCTTTCTTTCAACCAGAATATTCTCTCTCTTACCACAGACCACGGTATTTACCAATACGATGGGGAAAATCTCTCGCCCTCCCCCTTGCCGGAAGAAGTACAAGCGATCTGCTCCAATTTTTTACTCTATGCTGGTACCCCTGTTCAGGCACTCATCAAGGATGGAAAAGTATTTTCTGAGCTGTGGGCATACCAAAACACTATCCTTAACGAACGTCAGCAAAAAGCGAACAAAAAATATGCTCTTTACCTCTCGCCTCTCGTGTTGGCCAAACCTGGCCGATTTTATACCCTTACCAATCTCATAAAAGCGAAAGGTATTAACGCCTTTGTTATTGATATCAAGGATGACTGGGGGAATCTTCGTTTTTCTCCTCAAACTCCTCTTCTGCAGCAAACAGCCTCCGTACGTCCCCTCCCCCTTTCCAATATTCTCAGGTATGCCAAAAACAATAACATCTATCTTATTGCCCGCATCGTGCTTTTTCAGGATAGAAGAGTCTATAGCCTGAGTAATTATGCCTTTGCTGTTTGGGATGGAGAAAAAAACAAACCCTGGCAGGGGATAAAAAAAGAAAAAGAAACCATCAAAGAGATTCAGGAATACTGGGTGGATAGCTATCATCCCTTTGTCTGGGAATATAATCTGGCTATTGCCAGAGAAGCAATTCGACTGGGTTTTGATGAGATCCAGTTTGATTACGTGAGGTTCCCAACAGATGGAGAAAATTTGAAATCTGTTTTTTACCGTGCCAAAAAAACTGGCATGACCCCTGAGTCTCTCCTTTACTCTTTTTTGCGTCATATGCGTAAAAACCTTTCGGTACCGATCAGTATGGATATCTATGGGGCAAACGGATGGTACAGGACGAGTCTGAGAACCTATCAGGAGATCGATCTTCTCTCAGAGTTTATTGATGTCTTCTGTCCCATGTACTACCCTTCTCATTTCGATCAGAAATTTCTTGCCCATCCCCCAGCAGAAGAACGTCCTTACCGCATTTACTTCTATGGAACCAAGAGAAATTTCTGGCTCACCAGAGGTCGCTCTCTCATACGACCATATGTTCAGGCTTTTAAAATCGGGGTAAGCTACGATAGAGCGTATTATGGTGAATCGTACGTTCAAAAAGAAATAAAGGGAGTCCATCACGCTCATGGTTCAGGGTTTACCTTCTGGAACATGGAAGGAAACTACAGGATCCTCACAAACCTCAATCTTCGTCCTTAA
- a CDS encoding PHP domain-containing protein translates to MILADCHIHSFFSSDANLSIDDITHKARERHLEFFTISDHYEIWSHEGYTFHPEERCFFLLEKQKLFPGLLIGVEIGEPQENPSLLQKWQNLPFDLFLGSIHVVKNMFGPHSEGNFPDEEVYRAYFSEVKRMVETTEIDAVAHLDFPRRYLGSYFIPWEILDEILTIMIERQIALEINTSAWRKGISASMPDEAILRRYAELGGKRILTGSDAHLLDEVGDGIERAFHLARELGLTPGFYRKHEFIPLVEKE, encoded by the coding sequence GTGATTCTTGCTGATTGCCATATTCATAGTTTCTTCTCTTCGGATGCAAACCTCTCTATCGACGATATCACTCATAAAGCACGAGAACGCCATCTTGAGTTTTTTACCATAAGCGATCATTACGAAATCTGGTCCCATGAAGGGTATACCTTTCATCCCGAAGAACGATGCTTTTTTCTTTTAGAAAAGCAGAAACTTTTCCCGGGACTTTTGATTGGTGTTGAGATTGGAGAACCCCAGGAAAACCCCTCTCTTCTCCAAAAGTGGCAAAACCTTCCCTTTGATCTTTTTTTAGGCTCGATCCATGTGGTCAAAAACATGTTTGGTCCTCATAGTGAGGGAAACTTTCCCGATGAAGAAGTATACCGTGCGTATTTTTCTGAGGTGAAACGCATGGTAGAAACCACCGAGATTGATGCTGTGGCTCATCTCGATTTCCCACGGCGATATCTTGGTTCTTACTTTATCCCCTGGGAGATACTCGACGAGATTCTTACCATCATGATTGAACGTCAGATAGCCCTGGAAATCAACACATCTGCGTGGAGAAAAGGAATTTCCGCAAGTATGCCTGATGAGGCTATCCTGCGACGATACGCTGAACTTGGCGGAAAACGTATTCTCACCGGTTCGGATGCTCATCTGCTGGATGAGGTGGGCGATGGGATTGAACGGGCTTTTCATCTTGCCCGAGAGCTTGGACTAACCCCAGGGTTTTACCGTAAACACGAGTTCATACCCCTCGTAGAAAAGGAGTAG
- a CDS encoding FecR domain-containing protein, translating to MKRFKGQGEKEALVKRLLLSYRDSVEVVPPPFQEFVRRCEIRIANTRQARLRAARGLTVTLRWGLALASVLVVGILLGRFVLLPSFPQQDGFISQMGRVDARSGSKLRVSRYSYDDMKVIHFVLSEGEAVFYPKKVSLRMRYVVETPHMYIRVVGTIFRVSVFSNETKVHVEEGRVWCYPRVEGYTINHVLQGETPSASLVLEEGRELVLGEKKPQNPVFSPVAPSSEGGEISKQKPVSGSGLLAEKKTITFSSNIVSIVAYKEYKGYQVTLREGEKLEIANNGKALTIDLSSWAMGWFDPVLLEDGIVLVSHTGVIVRLSYEGRVSFKLRPIEGRLISPPLVTSRGVILMQPEGMFISLWDGSSWKIPAESDFLRKSLPFYFEKSDVIIYANEPGSIAAYSLKKRDILWTHRLVREFVGAPIRGREEIAYVYGGAGNILVAVDVRDGHFVWSRSLGKTLQWMDIVGDNVVVILATPTGSEVQLLSLQEGDVLSSLSFPGKVKDTLKENGVVYFLTDEGSVFKIENEKKKISLLIKEPSLSKLTFIQNKVGGIGTSGLVVLEK from the coding sequence ATGAAGAGATTTAAGGGGCAGGGAGAGAAAGAAGCCTTGGTGAAAAGGCTTCTTCTCTCTTATCGAGATTCTGTGGAGGTGGTACCACCTCCCTTTCAAGAGTTTGTTCGGCGATGTGAGATACGCATCGCCAATACGCGACAGGCACGCTTGCGAGCTGCGAGGGGTCTGACGGTTACTCTTCGCTGGGGGTTGGCGCTGGCAAGTGTGCTTGTTGTGGGTATTCTTTTGGGGAGATTCGTTTTGCTTCCCTCTTTTCCTCAGCAAGATGGTTTCATATCTCAGATGGGGCGAGTTGATGCCAGATCAGGGAGTAAGTTGCGGGTATCACGGTATTCTTATGATGATATGAAGGTGATTCATTTTGTTCTCTCGGAGGGAGAGGCGGTTTTTTATCCGAAAAAAGTCTCTCTTCGTATGCGTTATGTTGTCGAAACTCCCCATATGTACATACGGGTGGTTGGTACCATCTTCCGGGTAAGTGTTTTCTCCAATGAAACAAAAGTTCATGTTGAAGAAGGAAGGGTATGGTGTTATCCTCGTGTTGAAGGATATACGATAAATCATGTGCTTCAGGGAGAAACGCCAAGTGCTTCTTTGGTACTTGAAGAAGGAAGAGAACTTGTTCTCGGTGAGAAAAAACCTCAGAATCCTGTTTTTTCTCCTGTTGCGCCATCGTCAGAAGGAGGGGAGATTTCAAAACAAAAGCCTGTTTCTGGTTCCGGGCTTTTAGCGGAAAAGAAGACAATTACCTTTTCTTCAAATATCGTTTCTATTGTGGCATATAAGGAGTATAAGGGTTATCAGGTTACTCTCCGTGAGGGAGAAAAGCTTGAGATTGCAAACAATGGAAAAGCACTCACCATCGATCTCTCTTCATGGGCGATGGGATGGTTTGATCCCGTTCTGCTTGAGGACGGAATTGTTCTCGTCTCTCATACAGGGGTGATCGTACGTTTGTCTTACGAGGGGCGTGTGAGTTTTAAACTCCGGCCAATAGAAGGAAGACTAATCTCACCGCCTCTTGTTACTTCCCGGGGCGTGATCCTGATGCAGCCTGAGGGGATGTTTATTTCCCTATGGGATGGTTCCTCATGGAAGATCCCCGCAGAGAGTGATTTCCTTCGCAAGAGTTTACCTTTCTATTTTGAAAAAAGTGATGTGATTATCTATGCAAATGAACCAGGAAGTATTGCAGCCTACAGTCTTAAAAAACGAGATATCCTCTGGACGCATAGACTTGTAAGAGAATTTGTTGGGGCTCCTATTCGGGGAAGAGAGGAGATTGCCTATGTGTATGGAGGAGCGGGGAATATTCTCGTTGCCGTTGATGTGCGGGACGGGCATTTTGTGTGGAGTAGATCTTTAGGCAAAACCCTTCAGTGGATGGATATTGTAGGAGATAATGTGGTGGTGATTCTCGCTACTCCAACCGGGAGTGAGGTTCAGTTGCTTTCTTTGCAAGAGGGGGATGTACTAAGCTCCCTAAGTTTTCCAGGAAAAGTGAAAGATACATTAAAAGAGAATGGGGTTGTTTACTTTTTAACAGATGAAGGATCTGTTTTCAAAATAGAAAATGAGAAGAAAAAAATATCTCTTTTGATAAAAGAACCAAGCCTATCAAAACTTACTTTTATCCAGAACAAAGTCGGCGGGATTGGTACAAGTGGTCTGGTTGTTCTGGAAAAATAA
- a CDS encoding RNA polymerase sigma factor: protein MRKLNKDKKSRVETLSDESLMEGLQQTAKDGETFAPEALPYLEALYTRYYSQVVRLVRYYGLSGDEADDIAQEVFIRLYYRCKSYDSSRPFKAWFFRLVYNLTINYLKKNSRESFLSFDDARKETEMIDEKTENSFEKFQFWHTFQGILYEMPEKLRTVLLWHGAEGMSFDEIAKILNITSRQVRNRYDQALEWVRERLGRDTDEEI, encoded by the coding sequence GTGAGAAAATTGAATAAAGATAAAAAGTCTCGTGTTGAAACACTTTCCGATGAGTCTCTCATGGAGGGTTTGCAACAGACAGCCAAGGATGGGGAGACGTTTGCACCGGAAGCACTTCCCTACCTTGAAGCATTATACACCCGTTATTATAGCCAGGTGGTACGACTGGTACGCTATTATGGACTTAGTGGTGATGAAGCCGATGATATTGCTCAGGAAGTTTTTATCCGATTGTACTATCGCTGCAAGAGCTACGATAGTTCACGCCCTTTTAAGGCGTGGTTTTTCCGTCTCGTGTATAACCTGACTATAAATTATCTTAAGAAAAATAGTCGTGAGAGTTTTCTCTCTTTTGACGATGCCAGAAAAGAAACAGAAATGATTGACGAGAAAACAGAAAATTCTTTTGAAAAATTTCAATTTTGGCATACCTTTCAAGGTATATTATACGAAATGCCGGAAAAGCTCCGTACCGTCTTGCTCTGGCATGGAGCCGAAGGCATGAGTTTTGATGAAATTGCAAAGATACTTAATATCACCTCTCGTCAAGTAAGAAATCGGTATGATCAGGCCCTTGAATGGGTGAGAGAACGACTGGGGAGAGATACCGATGAAGAGATTTAA
- a CDS encoding coproporphyrinogen-III oxidase family protein — MYCHFVSGIPFAPEKEREYISLVLREAKLYAEKYGKLSFDTFYIGGGTPSLLSPGALGRLWEGLERLFSFRLLESTIEVNPEDISPEKLKAWRDMGFTRVSLGLQAVQPEILSFLSRPVLPVSEVYEMTVHAGFARVSVDFIVGISGLDLQRLLRWIEHYLPDHLSLYLLSFEEGSTLAGLWKAGKIQPPEDDFQSSQYLELAESLSTWYEWYEISNFARGKENRALHNSLYWKHEPYIGLGIGASGWISWEKMRYQNTIHLSGYEEAVQRGEFPYGAKETLDEETSRREKIMLGLRTSDGVDVTEFSQREKAFLEEELKALHDFCRIRDGRLVLTPQGRMVAHTVILKIWDTLEKEKSHRAGLNR, encoded by the coding sequence GTGTACTGCCATTTTGTGAGTGGTATTCCTTTTGCTCCTGAAAAGGAAAGGGAGTATATATCCCTTGTCCTTCGAGAAGCAAAGCTTTATGCAGAAAAGTATGGGAAACTCTCGTTTGATACTTTTTATATAGGTGGGGGTACACCCTCTCTTCTTTCTCCCGGGGCTCTTGGAAGATTGTGGGAGGGGCTTGAGCGACTTTTTTCTTTTCGTTTGCTGGAAAGTACCATTGAGGTGAATCCAGAAGATATTTCGCCAGAAAAACTCAAGGCCTGGAGAGATATGGGATTTACGAGGGTCAGTCTTGGGCTTCAGGCAGTACAACCAGAGATCCTTTCGTTCCTCTCAAGACCGGTTCTCCCTGTTTCAGAGGTTTACGAGATGACCGTGCATGCAGGATTTGCCAGGGTGAGTGTGGATTTTATTGTGGGTATTTCAGGACTGGATCTCCAAAGGCTTTTGCGCTGGATAGAGCACTACCTCCCTGATCATCTTTCCCTCTATCTTCTTTCGTTTGAGGAAGGAAGTACCCTTGCAGGTCTTTGGAAAGCGGGCAAAATCCAGCCTCCCGAGGATGATTTTCAGAGTTCCCAGTATCTTGAACTGGCTGAGAGTCTTTCAACGTGGTATGAGTGGTATGAGATCTCCAATTTTGCCCGGGGCAAAGAAAATCGTGCCCTTCATAATAGTCTTTACTGGAAACATGAACCCTACATTGGTCTTGGTATAGGAGCAAGTGGATGGATTTCCTGGGAGAAAATGCGCTATCAGAATACCATTCATCTCTCAGGGTATGAAGAGGCTGTCCAGCGAGGGGAGTTTCCTTATGGAGCAAAGGAAACCCTTGATGAAGAAACCTCCCGGAGAGAAAAAATCATGCTGGGACTTCGTACAAGTGATGGTGTGGACGTGACAGAATTTTCACAAAGAGAGAAGGCTTTTCTTGAGGAAGAGCTTAAAGCTCTTCACGATTTTTGTCGTATCCGAGATGGGCGGCTGGTACTCACCCCTCAAGGGAGAATGGTTGCTCACACCGTTATCCTGAAAATATGGGATACACTTGAAAAAGAAAAAAGCCACCGAGCGGGATTGAACCGCTGA
- a CDS encoding chromosome segregation SMC family protein, producing MARYLKTIELDGFKSFGVKTAIECVDGITGIVGANGSGKSNVIEAIKWVLGEQSAKSLRGEKMEDIIFNGTHSRSPKSMAEVTLTFDNTNKWLPLDFEEVSIGRRIFRSGEGQYFINKSRVRLKDVVELFLDTGIGRDSYAIFEQGKIDRLLSESPEERRYLFEEFAGISKFKFRREEAEKKLEAAQANLARVQDIIIELEKDCVKLEKQAENAALYNTLKQELMQGEILFEVLRIQNMQQEILAKTQEKQKIESQIFQKQEKLTEYEEALLTLDNDLMDKEKKQNEWREIITSLEKTHSAYQTEIKSSRERKILLEKQLESLVQRLKEGEGREIALREEYERKQQSLVEIEELRDIAREKLTTIQTEIDRIRESMRLLDQQLLQKSRELGFSQIVTRDHVDRLNKEIFSLDAQQENTQRKLEELFRQKQAFEAETSTKRELLEELIQKRKKLETEVQDISAQIQQNLKEENGLKKENQSLLQSIQNLQQKLKSVDKIIIESLEKQAQEIKAFSQKKPFLEANLRELFSRIEQAITDSDLSIVAQLLKQLQNLFQEIQSSYEEILAILYSEEGTYTQKERIQQNIEEITQVIEDNRQKIELLQERLRELQTLRENTQASYSRVDYETQSLEEEIKKIENQQNSIEEAYAQTQNAFNLLRDRILEKQEQLEKLIQLIEDYEHEVAERKITLNRLLDELNNQRVETVRVEEQYKSLSTELQRIKLQLEDIQKTRTNYTKDLENSLAVIEELDHKIDEAEEKLTAITAELEKARNTVAEIRSQVEALLKERKTLESLRRDLEQEITHLEKRLGGMENAIQERQTVQQNIIKNLEENYHCHYTDIHPPEGVTIENLHEKIVDIKKQIDALGNVNLLAIDEFRNAKERLEFLQRERQDSEKAMQDIIHVIEETNEKSKELFLSSFEDIRKSFRKVFARMFDGGRADLILVDENDVLNSGINIMAEPPGKKFQAISLLSGGERALVAISVIFAILHLKPTPFVVLDEMDAPLDDDNIERFKRLLLEFKEVSQFIIVSHSKSTLEICDALYGVTMEEQGVSKVVSVAFDEAASLLVRPEETE from the coding sequence ATGGCACGGTATCTCAAGACCATTGAACTTGATGGATTTAAGTCTTTTGGAGTAAAAACCGCAATCGAATGTGTCGACGGTATAACGGGTATTGTAGGAGCAAACGGGTCGGGAAAATCCAACGTTATTGAGGCTATCAAATGGGTGTTAGGCGAACAAAGCGCCAAAAGTCTCCGTGGCGAAAAGATGGAAGATATTATCTTCAACGGTACCCACAGTCGTTCTCCAAAAAGCATGGCTGAAGTTACACTTACCTTTGATAACACAAATAAATGGCTCCCCCTTGACTTTGAAGAAGTCAGTATAGGCCGGAGAATCTTTCGTTCAGGCGAAGGGCAATACTTCATCAACAAAAGCCGCGTGCGACTCAAGGATGTTGTCGAGCTTTTTCTTGATACAGGTATTGGAAGAGATAGCTATGCCATCTTTGAACAGGGGAAAATAGACCGCCTTCTCTCAGAAAGCCCGGAGGAAAGACGCTATCTTTTTGAAGAATTTGCCGGCATCTCCAAGTTTAAATTCAGACGAGAAGAAGCAGAAAAAAAACTCGAGGCAGCTCAAGCAAATCTTGCCCGTGTTCAGGATATCATTATCGAACTTGAAAAAGATTGTGTAAAACTTGAGAAACAGGCCGAAAATGCAGCGCTCTACAATACCCTCAAACAAGAGCTCATGCAGGGCGAAATTCTTTTTGAAGTTCTCCGTATCCAGAACATGCAACAAGAAATTTTAGCAAAAACTCAGGAAAAACAAAAAATCGAGTCTCAGATCTTTCAAAAACAAGAAAAACTTACAGAATACGAAGAGGCTCTCCTCACGCTGGATAACGACCTCATGGACAAAGAGAAAAAACAAAATGAATGGCGTGAAATCATCACTTCCCTGGAAAAAACCCATTCCGCCTACCAGACAGAGATAAAATCCAGCAGAGAAAGAAAAATACTTCTCGAGAAACAGCTCGAAAGCCTTGTTCAAAGACTCAAGGAAGGAGAGGGTCGCGAGATAGCTCTCCGTGAAGAGTATGAGAGAAAACAACAGAGTCTGGTAGAGATTGAGGAGCTTCGGGATATCGCCAGAGAAAAACTTACCACCATCCAGACAGAAATTGACAGAATTCGTGAGAGTATGCGCCTTTTAGATCAGCAACTTCTCCAGAAATCTCGAGAACTGGGATTCTCCCAGATTGTCACCCGCGACCACGTAGATAGATTAAACAAAGAAATCTTTTCTCTTGATGCCCAGCAAGAAAACACCCAGAGGAAACTCGAAGAGCTTTTCAGACAAAAACAAGCCTTTGAAGCAGAAACAAGCACAAAACGAGAACTTCTTGAGGAGCTTATTCAGAAACGCAAGAAACTGGAGACTGAGGTTCAGGACATCTCAGCCCAGATCCAGCAAAACCTCAAAGAAGAAAACGGCCTCAAAAAGGAAAATCAGAGCCTGCTTCAAAGCATCCAGAATCTTCAACAAAAACTCAAAAGTGTAGACAAAATCATCATCGAATCTCTTGAAAAACAGGCCCAGGAAATAAAAGCCTTTTCTCAAAAGAAACCTTTCTTAGAAGCAAATCTTCGTGAACTCTTTTCCAGAATAGAACAAGCCATTACAGACTCCGATCTCTCTATCGTAGCCCAGTTACTCAAACAACTTCAAAACCTTTTTCAAGAGATCCAATCATCCTATGAAGAAATCCTGGCTATCCTCTACAGTGAGGAAGGAACCTATACCCAGAAGGAACGTATTCAACAAAACATTGAAGAGATCACCCAGGTGATAGAAGACAACCGTCAGAAGATAGAACTCCTTCAGGAACGCCTTCGCGAACTTCAGACATTGAGAGAAAACACTCAGGCTTCGTATTCTCGTGTTGACTATGAAACTCAAAGCCTCGAAGAAGAGATAAAAAAAATCGAAAATCAGCAAAATAGTATCGAAGAGGCTTATGCCCAGACCCAAAATGCTTTTAATCTTCTTCGAGACCGCATCCTTGAAAAACAGGAGCAACTTGAAAAACTCATCCAGCTCATCGAAGACTACGAACATGAAGTCGCTGAGAGAAAGATAACCCTCAATCGCCTCCTGGATGAACTTAACAATCAGCGTGTGGAAACCGTTCGCGTGGAAGAACAGTACAAGTCGCTTTCTACCGAGCTTCAGCGTATCAAGCTTCAGCTTGAAGACATCCAAAAAACGCGTACAAACTATACAAAAGACCTCGAAAATTCCCTGGCAGTTATAGAAGAACTCGATCACAAGATCGACGAAGCAGAAGAAAAACTCACCGCCATCACAGCAGAGTTAGAAAAGGCTCGCAACACAGTGGCGGAGATACGTTCGCAGGTGGAAGCCCTCCTGAAAGAGAGAAAAACACTCGAGTCCCTCAGAAGAGACCTCGAACAGGAGATCACTCATCTAGAGAAACGTCTGGGTGGAATGGAAAACGCCATCCAGGAGCGCCAGACAGTGCAGCAAAACATCATCAAAAATCTCGAAGAAAATTACCACTGTCACTATACCGATATCCATCCCCCCGAAGGGGTTACTATCGAAAATCTTCACGAAAAAATTGTGGACATAAAAAAGCAAATAGATGCCCTCGGAAATGTCAATCTCCTTGCCATCGATGAGTTTCGTAACGCAAAAGAGCGGCTTGAATTTCTCCAGAGAGAGCGTCAGGACAGTGAAAAAGCCATGCAAGATATTATTCATGTGATTGAAGAAACAAACGAAAAGTCCAAAGAGCTGTTTCTTTCCTCTTTTGAAGATATCCGTAAATCTTTCCGCAAGGTTTTTGCTCGTATGTTTGATGGAGGACGAGCTGACCTCATTTTAGTCGATGAAAACGATGTCCTCAATTCCGGTATCAATATCATGGCAGAGCCCCCGGGAAAAAAATTTCAAGCTATATCACTGCTCTCCGGTGGTGAGCGAGCCTTGGTTGCTATCTCCGTGATCTTTGCAATCCTTCATCTTAAACCCACACCTTTTGTGGTTCTTGACGAAATGGACGCCCCCCTCGACGACGACAACATCGAACGTTTCAAACGGCTTCTCCTTGAATTCAAAGAGGTCTCCCAGTTTATCATCGTCTCACACTCCAAATCCACGTTGGAGATCTGTGATGCCCTCTACGGCGTCACAATGGAAGAACAGGGCGTTTCCAAGGTAGTAAGTGTGGCTTTTGATGAGGCTGCCTCTCTTCTTGTTCGTCCGGAGGAAACCGAGTGA
- a CDS encoding MGDG synthase family glycosyltransferase — translation MKRILMPIVEAGAGHLATASAIRDGIEACFPGKYTIEIVELSQACGAMKEHEFIRRYWRFSLAHRWVADLSMTMMELFHPVSRFYLPLFMPDLLKKGIEYFASQKPDMILSTHFFATTIASIAKKKKRISCPVVGTITDPFSPFSWWCEPRADFLLAPSDEVETGLLKRGVKPSQIVRVPFPIERKFYNPLPAREELIQRYQLNPQYLTLLVVYGGEGIGKAYDFLPKIIEKKLPFNWLVVCGRNVSLQEKLKALSETSPYPIRVFGFVDNMHELIHVSDVVIGKAGPSVLFESLLLGRPLLATDYSTYMTERKNLLFALKHHVGWWAPDFVSFLSILETILTTDTLVKYQKNIETIPLVQQLREGKDSIAFWVDDLLSRS, via the coding sequence GTGAAAAGGATCCTTATGCCTATTGTTGAAGCTGGCGCCGGGCATCTTGCTACTGCCTCGGCTATTCGAGATGGGATTGAAGCGTGTTTTCCTGGCAAGTATACCATAGAGATTGTTGAGCTTTCTCAGGCGTGTGGGGCTATGAAGGAGCATGAGTTTATACGACGCTACTGGCGGTTTTCGTTAGCCCATCGATGGGTAGCCGACCTTTCTATGACTATGATGGAGCTCTTTCACCCTGTTTCCAGGTTTTATCTTCCGCTTTTTATGCCAGATCTTCTCAAAAAGGGCATAGAATATTTTGCCTCTCAAAAGCCTGACATGATTCTTTCCACGCATTTTTTTGCTACCACGATCGCTTCGATTGCCAAAAAGAAAAAACGCATATCGTGTCCCGTTGTGGGGACCATCACCGATCCTTTTTCTCCTTTTTCGTGGTGGTGCGAACCGAGGGCAGATTTTCTGCTTGCACCAAGTGATGAGGTAGAGACAGGGCTTTTGAAACGGGGTGTCAAACCCTCTCAGATTGTCCGTGTTCCCTTTCCTATTGAGCGCAAATTTTATAATCCTTTGCCTGCACGGGAGGAACTCATCCAAAGGTATCAGCTCAATCCCCAATATCTTACCCTTCTTGTGGTGTATGGGGGAGAAGGGATAGGGAAGGCATACGATTTTCTTCCTAAAATCATCGAAAAAAAACTCCCTTTCAACTGGTTGGTGGTATGTGGTCGGAATGTTTCCCTTCAGGAAAAGCTGAAGGCTCTTTCCGAGACTTCTCCTTATCCTATTCGGGTGTTTGGGTTCGTGGACAATATGCATGAGCTTATCCATGTAAGTGATGTTGTTATTGGCAAAGCAGGACCCTCTGTGCTCTTTGAATCGCTGCTTTTAGGTAGACCGTTACTTGCTACTGATTATTCGACTTATATGACCGAAAGGAAAAATCTTCTCTTTGCCCTTAAACATCATGTGGGCTGGTGGGCACCCGATTTTGTGAGTTTTCTTTCGATTCTTGAGACTATTCTTACCACCGATACACTCGTAAAATACCAGAAGAATATTGAGACCATTCCTCTGGTTCAACAGCTTCGCGAGGGGAAGGATAGCATCGCCTTCTGGGTGGACGATCTCCTTTCACGATCATGA